The proteins below are encoded in one region of Legionella antarctica:
- a CDS encoding thymidine kinase, producing MAKLYFYYAAMNAGKSTVLLQSSHNYRERGMQTLLFTPSIDTRYQSGTICSRIGLSEQAFAFKGSDDLYELTLSLQHNKQSYACVLIDEAQFLTREQVHQLTEITDQMSIPVLAYGLRTDFKGELFPGSQFLLAWADELIELKTICHCGRKAIMNMRINAQGETVVEGEQVLIGGNEAYVATCRLHYKQREAGVLTSNKILFNKDTNLL from the coding sequence ATGGCAAAACTTTACTTCTACTATGCTGCAATGAATGCAGGAAAAAGCACGGTATTATTACAATCAAGCCATAACTACAGAGAACGAGGAATGCAGACTTTGTTGTTTACGCCGTCTATAGACACTCGTTATCAATCAGGTACCATCTGTTCTCGTATTGGATTATCCGAGCAGGCTTTTGCTTTTAAAGGAAGTGATGATCTGTATGAACTCACCTTGAGTCTGCAACACAATAAACAGAGTTATGCCTGTGTACTCATTGATGAAGCTCAGTTTTTGACTCGTGAGCAAGTTCATCAATTAACAGAAATTACTGATCAAATGTCAATTCCGGTATTAGCCTATGGACTAAGAACAGACTTTAAAGGAGAACTGTTTCCTGGTAGCCAATTTTTACTTGCCTGGGCAGATGAGTTAATAGAACTAAAAACTATCTGTCATTGTGGACGTAAAGCGATTATGAATATGAGAATTAATGCTCAGGGTGAAACTGTGGTTGAGGGAGAACAGGTATTAATCGGAGGCAATGAAGCTTATGTAGCCACTTGCAGACTGCATTATAAGCAACGTGAGGCGGGCGTTTTGACCTCTAATAAGATATTGTTCAATAAAGATACCAATCTTCTTTAA
- a CDS encoding MFS transporter, with protein MSHSVAVDSRVFVPRGDLMAWIVCLSAGLFFMYEFFQLNIFDVINQPLRDEFHIDAAQLSWMSSTYLWADILFLLPAGILLDRFSTRRVILIAMLVCVLGTLGFAITESFALASLFHFLSGIGNAFCFLSCVVLVSHWFPPRRQALVIGSLVTMAFIGGMMAHTPFAYLYDLFGWRRALLIDAAVGAVLLLWIYITVQDKPALSPGRIHTNQGQIIAGFKKALANPQNWLAGFYTSFLNLPIMVLCALWGASYLQVAHHLSDIAASNVVSLIFMGSVIGCPLVGWLSDTHGRRKPLMIIGALATLITVVPLFLHIALSQMVLGIIFFALGFFTSTQVISYPLVAESNEAQNTGAATGIASVLIMGGGGVGQVLFGWLMTHHAGTTSAHYAIADFQFAMWMFPIAAIAALFAVLMTRETYCKR; from the coding sequence GTGTCACATTCTGTCGCAGTAGATTCGAGGGTTTTTGTTCCTCGTGGTGACTTGATGGCTTGGATTGTGTGCCTGTCAGCCGGCCTGTTCTTTATGTATGAATTTTTTCAGCTCAATATTTTTGATGTAATTAACCAGCCTTTACGTGATGAATTTCATATTGATGCTGCTCAATTGAGTTGGATGTCCAGTACCTATTTGTGGGCTGATATTCTTTTTCTTTTACCTGCGGGTATTCTTCTGGATCGTTTTTCAACACGTCGCGTCATCCTGATTGCCATGCTGGTTTGTGTTTTAGGTACCTTGGGTTTTGCTATTACGGAATCATTTGCTTTGGCTTCGCTTTTCCATTTTCTTTCCGGAATAGGTAATGCATTTTGCTTTTTATCTTGTGTTGTTCTGGTATCTCATTGGTTTCCACCACGGAGACAGGCGCTGGTAATTGGTTCATTGGTCACGATGGCCTTTATTGGTGGCATGATGGCTCATACTCCTTTTGCTTATCTCTACGATCTTTTTGGATGGCGTCGTGCTTTATTAATAGATGCCGCTGTCGGTGCTGTTTTACTTTTATGGATATATATCACTGTTCAAGATAAACCTGCACTTTCTCCAGGACGAATTCATACGAATCAGGGGCAAATAATTGCGGGTTTTAAAAAGGCATTAGCTAATCCTCAAAATTGGCTGGCAGGATTTTATACGTCCTTTCTTAATCTGCCTATTATGGTTTTGTGTGCTTTATGGGGTGCCAGTTATTTGCAGGTAGCACATCATTTGTCGGACATTGCTGCCAGTAATGTGGTCAGTTTAATTTTCATGGGCAGTGTGATTGGCTGTCCCTTGGTGGGGTGGCTATCCGATACTCATGGACGTCGTAAACCGTTAATGATTATTGGTGCTCTTGCTACGCTGATTACGGTGGTTCCTTTATTTCTGCATATAGCCCTATCGCAAATGGTGCTTGGTATTATTTTTTTTGCATTGGGATTTTTTACCAGCACCCAAGTAATTTCCTATCCTTTGGTGGCCGAAAGTAATGAGGCGCAGAATACAGGTGCTGCAACAGGAATTGCCTCCGTTCTTATAATGGGCGGGGGTGGCGTCGGACAGGTACTTTTTGGTTGGCTAATGACACATCATGCAGGCACAACGAGTGCACACTATGCGATTGCTGATTTTCAGTTTGCCATGTGGATGTTCCCTATTGCTGCAATTGCGGCTCTATTCGCCGTATTAATGACCCGTGAAACGTACTGCAAACGATAA